A genome region from Triticum aestivum cultivar Chinese Spring chromosome 2B, IWGSC CS RefSeq v2.1, whole genome shotgun sequence includes the following:
- the LOC123042320 gene encoding bZIP transcription factor 27 produces the protein MDELWKDMSLCSTPLALQSYRLHSPAVHPYRGAVYLQDCLAGANSVPQPPRTPPPPPPHTALSLEFTYLGGATSAANNSSRRSAVLQPAAVGGDRRQRRMIKNRESAARSRARKQAYTNELELELEQLRRENKMLIQREKDFINDRQAKAAQLAVPDCRSGRSTASSLQLKQQQQRCRSAPPP, from the exons ATGGATGAGCTGTGGAAGGACATGTCGCTGTGCTCCACCCCGCTCGCGCTACAGTCGTACCGCCTCCACTCGCCGGCCGTCCATCCCTACCGCGGCGCCGTGTACCTGCAGGACTGCCTCGCCGGCGCCAACTCGGTGCCGCAGCCGCCCCGCACGCCACCGCCCCCGCCTCCTCACACGGCGCTGAGCCTCGAGTTCACATACCTCGGGGGCGCCACCTCGGCCGCCAACAACAGTAGCAGGAGATCAGCCGTCCTGCAGCCGGCCGCGGtgggtggcgaccggcggcagcgTCGGATGATCAAGAACCGGGAGTCGGCGGCGCGGTCGCGGGCGCGGAAGCAGGCCTACACCAAcgagctggagctggagctggagcagCTGCGTAGGGAGAACAAAATGCTTATCCAGCGCGAGAAGGACTTCATCAAC GATCGTCAGGCCAAGGCGGCGCAGTTAGCCGTCCCCGACTGCCGGAGCGGTAGGAGCACTGCTAGTAGCCTGCAGCTGAAGCAGCAGCAACAGAGGTGCCGCTCGGCTCCTCCACCATGA